One region of Mycobacterium riyadhense genomic DNA includes:
- a CDS encoding DUF4178 domain-containing protein, which yields MGTLLVVVAFVLFVASIVVLVMALRRPKRPQPSTGRQDPLSFNAMPQFGPRSLGPGAIVSYGGTDYVVRGSVTFRQGPFVWWEHLLEGGEQPVWFSVEEDDGRLELAMWVKRTDLALQPGGEHVVDGVTFRESERGRAGYTTEGTTGLPAGGEMDYVDYTNADNTALLSFERWAPEMPWEISTGKTVLTGELTVYPAPPA from the coding sequence GTGGGGACACTGCTGGTCGTCGTCGCATTCGTGTTGTTCGTGGCGTCCATCGTCGTTCTCGTCATGGCGCTGCGCCGGCCCAAGCGACCGCAGCCCAGTACGGGGCGTCAAGACCCGTTGTCGTTCAACGCGATGCCGCAGTTCGGGCCGCGTTCGCTCGGTCCCGGCGCGATCGTCAGCTACGGCGGCACCGACTATGTGGTCCGCGGATCGGTCACGTTCCGCCAGGGGCCGTTCGTGTGGTGGGAGCACCTGCTGGAAGGCGGCGAGCAGCCGGTCTGGTTCAGCGTCGAAGAGGACGACGGGCGCCTTGAACTTGCGATGTGGGTGAAACGCACGGACCTGGCGTTACAGCCGGGCGGCGAGCACGTGGTCGACGGTGTGACGTTTCGTGAGTCGGAGCGTGGCCGTGCCGGATACACCACCGAGGGCACGACCGGTCTGCCGGCGGGCGGCGAGATGGACTATGTCGACTACACGAATGCGGACAACACGGCCCTGCTGTCCTTCGAGCGTTGGGCGCCGGAGATGCCCTGGGAGATATCAACGGGCAAGACCGTGCTGACCGGCGAGCTCACCGTCTACCCCGCGCCCCCCGCGTAG
- a CDS encoding type II toxin-antitoxin system VapC family toxin, giving the protein MIAPDTSVLIAGFATWHDGHESAVRALNRGVHLIAHTALETYSVLTRLPPPHRVEPVAVHGYLADVTSSEYLTLDARSHRDLIDLLAEHGVTGGATYDALVGLTAKAAGATLLTRDVRAVTTYERLRLEFELVT; this is encoded by the coding sequence GTGATCGCGCCGGACACCAGCGTCCTCATTGCCGGATTCGCAACATGGCACGACGGGCACGAGTCCGCGGTGCGCGCGCTCAACCGTGGCGTTCATCTGATTGCTCACACGGCGCTGGAGACCTATTCAGTTTTGACGCGTCTCCCACCGCCGCATCGCGTTGAACCTGTCGCTGTTCATGGCTACCTCGCGGATGTCACTTCCAGCGAGTACTTGACGCTCGACGCGCGCTCACATCGTGATCTCATCGACCTCCTCGCCGAGCACGGTGTTACCGGTGGCGCAACCTACGACGCGCTGGTCGGATTGACGGCCAAGGCTGCCGGGGCAACGCTGTTAACCCGCGACGTGCGAGCGGTCACCACCTATGAGCGGTTGCGACTGGAGTTTGAGCTGGTGACCTGA
- a CDS encoding AbrB/MazE/SpoVT family DNA-binding domain-containing protein, with the protein MRTTIDAAGRLVIPKRIRDRVGLRGNEQVEITERDGRIEIEPAPTGVELVREGSVLVARPERPLPPLTDEIVRETLDRVRR; encoded by the coding sequence ATGCGCACAACCATCGATGCGGCCGGGCGCCTCGTGATTCCCAAGCGGATTCGCGACCGCGTTGGTTTGCGCGGGAACGAGCAGGTGGAAATCACCGAGCGCGATGGGCGCATCGAGATTGAACCAGCCCCGACCGGTGTCGAACTCGTTCGGGAGGGGTCGGTCCTCGTCGCACGGCCGGAACGTCCTCTGCCCCCGTTGACCGACGAAATCGTTCGCGAAACGCTCGATCGCGTACGGCGGTGA
- the ruvC gene encoding crossover junction endodeoxyribonuclease RuvC — MRVMGVDPGLTRCGLSLVESGRGRQITALDVDVVRTPSDAPVSKRLLAISDAVDHWLDTHHPDALAIERVFSQLNVTTVMGTAQAGGVVALAAAKRGIDVHFHTPSEVKAAVTGNGAADKAQVTTMVTKILALQAKPTPPDAADALALAICHCWRAPMIARMAEAEAQAAQQRQAYLAKLKAAR; from the coding sequence GTGCGGGTGATGGGTGTCGATCCCGGGTTGACGCGGTGTGGGCTGTCGCTGGTCGAGAGCGGGCGCGGTCGGCAGATCACCGCGCTGGACGTCGACGTGGTGCGCACGCCGTCGGATGCGCCGGTGTCGAAGCGACTGCTGGCGATCAGCGATGCCGTCGACCACTGGCTGGACACCCATCACCCGGACGCGCTGGCCATCGAGCGGGTGTTCTCGCAGCTGAACGTGACGACGGTGATGGGCACCGCGCAAGCCGGCGGCGTGGTCGCGCTGGCAGCGGCAAAGCGCGGCATCGACGTGCACTTCCACACCCCCAGCGAGGTCAAGGCGGCGGTCACCGGCAACGGTGCCGCCGACAAGGCCCAGGTCACCACGATGGTTACCAAAATTCTTGCGCTGCAAGCCAAACCGACACCGCCCGACGCGGCCGACGCGCTGGCACTGGCGATCTGTCACTGTTGGCGCGCGCCGATGATCGCCCGAATGGCTGAGGCCGAAGCGCAGGCCGCACAGCAGCGTCAGGCATACCTTGCCAAGCTGAAGGCCGCGCGATGA
- the ruvA gene encoding Holliday junction branch migration protein RuvA, with protein sequence MIASVRGEVLEVALDHVVIEAAGVGYRVNATPSTLATLRQGTEARLITAMIVREDSMTLYGFCDSETRDLFLTLLSVSGVGPRLAMATLAVHDAAALRQALADGDVTALTRVPGIGKRGAERMVLELRDKVGAAAATAGAPAVNGSAVRSPVVEALVGLGFAAKQAEEATDKVLATDHEATTSSALRAALSLLGKSK encoded by the coding sequence ATGATCGCCTCGGTCCGCGGGGAGGTGCTCGAGGTGGCGCTCGATCATGTGGTGATCGAGGCCGCCGGTGTCGGCTACCGGGTGAATGCGACGCCCTCGACGCTGGCGACACTGCGGCAGGGGACCGAGGCCCGGCTGATCACCGCGATGATCGTGCGTGAAGATTCGATGACGCTGTATGGGTTCTGTGACAGCGAAACTCGCGATCTGTTCCTGACGCTGTTGTCGGTCTCGGGTGTGGGACCTCGGCTGGCGATGGCGACGTTGGCCGTGCATGATGCCGCTGCGCTGCGGCAGGCGCTGGCCGACGGCGACGTCACCGCGTTGACCCGGGTGCCCGGCATCGGCAAACGCGGCGCCGAACGCATGGTGCTGGAACTGCGGGACAAGGTGGGGGCGGCGGCCGCGACCGCCGGGGCACCCGCGGTGAACGGCAGCGCGGTGCGCAGCCCGGTGGTCGAGGCTCTCGTCGGCCTCGGCTTTGCGGCCAAACAGGCCGAGGAGGCCACCGACAAGGTGCTGGCCACTGACCACGAGGCGACGACATCCAGTGCGCTGCGTGCTGCCCTGTCGCTGCTAGGGAAGTCGAAATGA
- the ruvB gene encoding Holliday junction branch migration DNA helicase RuvB, producing the protein MSEFDDPDERDVSPALTVGEGDIDVSLRPRSLREFIGQPRVREQLQLVIEGAKNRGSTPDHILLSGPPGLGKTSLAMIIAAELGSSLRVTSGPALERAGDLAAMLSNLVEHDVLFIDEIHRIARPAEEMLYLAMEDFRVDVVVGKGPGATSIPLEVAPFTLVGATTRSGALTGPLRDRFGFTAHMDFYEPAELERVLARSAGILGIELGAEAGAEIARRSRGTPRIANRLLRRVRDFAEVRADGVITRDVAKSALEVYDVDELGLDRLDRAVLSALTRSFGGGPVGVSTLAVAVGEEAATVEEVCEPFLVRAGMVARTPRGRVATALAWTHLGMTPPVGASQLGLFE; encoded by the coding sequence ATGAGCGAATTCGACGATCCGGATGAGCGCGACGTCTCGCCCGCACTGACCGTCGGCGAGGGCGATATCGACGTCAGCCTGCGGCCCCGCTCGTTGCGGGAGTTCATCGGCCAGCCTCGGGTCCGTGAACAGCTGCAACTGGTCATCGAGGGGGCCAAAAACCGCGGCAGCACACCGGATCACATCCTGCTGTCCGGCCCGCCGGGCCTGGGCAAAACGTCGCTGGCGATGATCATCGCCGCCGAGCTGGGGTCGTCGCTGCGGGTGACGTCCGGGCCCGCGTTGGAACGCGCCGGTGACCTGGCCGCGATGCTGTCCAACCTGGTCGAACACGATGTGCTGTTCATCGACGAGATTCACCGCATCGCCCGACCTGCCGAGGAGATGCTCTACCTGGCGATGGAGGACTTCCGGGTCGACGTGGTCGTCGGCAAGGGTCCGGGGGCGACATCGATTCCGCTCGAGGTCGCACCCTTCACCCTGGTTGGCGCGACCACCCGATCCGGCGCGCTGACCGGTCCGCTGCGCGACCGGTTCGGCTTCACCGCGCACATGGATTTCTATGAACCCGCAGAGCTGGAGCGGGTGCTGGCGCGTTCGGCCGGAATTCTGGGCATCGAGTTGGGCGCCGAGGCCGGCGCGGAGATCGCGCGCCGCTCGCGGGGAACGCCGCGGATCGCCAACCGGTTGTTGCGCCGGGTCCGTGACTTCGCCGAGGTGCGCGCCGACGGTGTCATCACCCGCGACGTCGCCAAGTCCGCGCTGGAGGTCTACGACGTCGATGAGCTGGGCCTGGACCGGCTGGACCGGGCGGTGTTGTCGGCGCTGACCCGCAGCTTCGGCGGCGGTCCCGTCGGGGTCTCGACGCTGGCGGTGGCGGTCGGGGAGGAGGCCGCCACGGTAGAGGAAGTGTGCGAACCGTTTCTGGTGCGCGCCGGCATGGTCGCGCGTACCCCGCGCGGCCGGGTGGCCACCGCGCTGGCCTGGACTCACCTGGGTATGACTCCGCCGGTAGGGGCGAGTCAACTGGGGTTGTTCGAGTAA
- a CDS encoding PE family protein, with amino-acid sequence MSFVTAAPEMLASAAQNVANIGTSLSAANAAATASTTGVLAAGADEVSQAIARVFGDYAKHYQSLNAQAAAFHQSFVHTLNAAGGAYSSAEAANAAAAQAVEQNLLGVINAPTQALFGRPLIGNGANGTAASPNGGAGGLLFGNGGNGFSQTTAGVAGGAGGSAGLIGNGGNGGAGGAGAAGGAGGTGGWLVGNGGTGGAGGPTDVPAGTGGAGGVGGDAPLIGWGGNGGPGGFAPFGNGGAGGSGGASGSLFGLGGAGGAGGSSEDIGGVGGAGGAGRGLFLGLGGDGGVGGTSNNNGGDGGAGGTAGGRLFSLGGNGGNGGAGTAIGATAGAGGAGGDSSAVIGYAQGGSGGLGGFAEAVAGKGGQGGIGAVLIGAGVGGFGGMGGASNGTGGAGGQGGQGAALVGLGAGGVGGLGGFAASVGGIGGLGGQGGQGAALIGMGAGGDGGDGGATVVGLGGNGGAGGDGGGLLSIGVGGNGGNAGNGGGAANGGNGGNAGAIANGAFAPSFVGFGGNGGNGVNGGTGGTGGSGGILAGANGTNGSS; translated from the coding sequence ATGTCGTTTGTTACCGCGGCTCCGGAGATGCTGGCGAGCGCGGCGCAGAATGTCGCGAATATCGGTACATCGCTGAGTGCGGCAAACGCGGCGGCAACGGCCTCCACCACCGGGGTGCTGGCGGCCGGCGCGGACGAGGTGTCGCAGGCTATCGCGAGGGTGTTCGGTGATTACGCCAAGCACTATCAGTCGCTGAACGCTCAGGCCGCGGCATTTCATCAGAGCTTCGTGCACACGTTGAACGCGGCCGGTGGGGCCTACTCGAGCGCCGAGGCGGCCAACGCCGCAGCGGCACAAGCGGTGGAGCAGAACCTGTTGGGCGTGATCAATGCTCCCACCCAGGCATTGTTCGGGCGTCCGCTGATCGGCAACGGCGCGAATGGCACGGCGGCCAGTCCCAACGGCGGTGCCGGTGGGCTGCTGTTCGGCAACGGCGGCAACGGCTTCTCCCAAACGACCGCCGGGGTGGCCGGTGGTGCGGGTGGTTCCGCGGGCCTGATCGGCAATGGCGGCAACGGCGGCGCCGGTGGGGCCGGTGCCGCTGGCGGGGCCGGTGGCACCGGCGGTTGGCTGGTCGGCAACGGCGGCACCGGCGGTGCCGGGGGTCCAACGGACGTTCCTGCCGGAACGGGCGGTGCGGGTGGGGTCGGCGGCGACGCCCCATTGATCGGCTGGGGCGGCAACGGCGGGCCCGGCGGTTTCGCTCCTTTTGGAAACGGTGGGGCCGGCGGCAGCGGCGGCGCCAGCGGTTCGCTCTTCGGCCTGGGTGGCGCCGGCGGCGCCGGTGGATCGAGCGAAGACATCGGCGGCGTCGGCGGCGCCGGCGGCGCCGGGCGCGGTCTGTTCCTTGGCCTGGGCGGGGACGGCGGCGTCGGCGGAACTAGCAACAACAACGGCGGTGATGGGGGCGCCGGCGGCACCGCAGGAGGTCGACTGTTCAGCCTGGGCGGTAACGGTGGCAACGGTGGCGCCGGTACCGCAATCGGCGCCACCGCCGGCGCCGGCGGCGCCGGCGGTGACAGCAGCGCCGTGATCGGCTACGCCCAGGGCGGTTCCGGCGGCCTGGGCGGCTTCGCCGAGGCCGTCGCCGGCAAGGGCGGCCAGGGCGGCATCGGCGCTGTGCTCATCGGCGCGGGCGTCGGCGGTTTCGGCGGCATGGGTGGCGCTTCCAACGGCACCGGGGGCGCGGGCGGCCAGGGCGGTCAGGGCGCCGCGCTCGTCGGCCTGGGCGCCGGCGGCGTCGGCGGCCTCGGCGGGTTCGCCGCCAGCGTGGGCGGCATCGGCGGTCTGGGCGGCCAGGGCGGCCAGGGCGCCGCGCTGATCGGCATGGGCGCCGGCGGCGACGGCGGTGACGGCGGCGCCACAGTCGTTGGACTTGGCGGCAACGGCGGTGCCGGCGGTGATGGTGGCGGCCTGCTCAGCATCGGCGTCGGCGGGAACGGCGGCAACGCCGGCAACGGCGGCGGGGCTGCCAACGGCGGCAACGGCGGCAATGCCGGGGCCATTGCCAACGGCGCCTTCGCCCCGTCGTTCGTCGGCTTCGGCGGCAACGGCGGTAACGGCGTCAACGGTGGGACTGGCGGCACCGGTGGCAGCGGCGGCATATTAGCTGGCGCTAACGGCACGAATGGATCGTCGTAG
- a CDS encoding PE family protein — MSFVIAAPDMLATAAQNMATIGTSLGAANGAAAASTTGVLAAGADEVSQAITSLFSAYGNQYQSLSAKAAEFHQSLVQTLNAAGGAYAAAEAANVSPLQALERDVLGAINAPTQALLGRPLIGNGANGTANNPNGGAGGILYGNGGNGFSQTTAGVPGGAGGSAGLIGNGGNGGAGGAGAAGGAGGFGGFLAGNGGAGGPGGATNAVGETGGAGGTGGNAQFFGSGGNGGQGGNTPNGTGGAGGNGGGGGVLSGAGGHGGGGGSGSSGGDGGAGGTGLGLLLSLGGNGGDGGAATGLGSFGGDGGAGGDSKAPTIGYAQSGSGGNGGDASATGGFGGIGGGAGFSTAVIGAAVGGSGGHGGGAFGGGIGGAGGIGIAAIGLAAGGAAGAGGVAGGSGTAAAGAPGGAGFAGVGIGTGGAGGDGGAAITGFGGNGGAGGEGGGILSIGFGGNGGNAGSGIMAADGGDGGNSAGLLVPSLVGFGGNGGNGVNGGAGGIGGKGGAIWGTDGTNGSP; from the coding sequence ATGTCATTCGTGATCGCAGCTCCAGACATGCTGGCGACGGCTGCGCAGAATATGGCGACCATCGGTACATCGCTGGGTGCGGCAAACGGGGCGGCAGCAGCGTCCACAACCGGGGTGCTGGCGGCCGGTGCTGATGAGGTCTCGCAGGCTATTACGTCGCTGTTCAGTGCTTACGGCAACCAGTATCAGTCGCTAAGCGCTAAGGCCGCAGAGTTTCATCAGAGTCTTGTGCAAACGTTGAATGCTGCCGGCGGGGCGTATGCCGCCGCGGAGGCGGCCAATGTTTCACCGTTGCAGGCGTTGGAACGCGACGTCTTGGGTGCGATTAATGCGCCCACCCAAGCGTTGTTGGGGCGTCCGCTGATTGGTAATGGCGCGAATGGGACAGCGAACAATCCCAATGGCGGAGCCGGTGGGATTTTGTACGGTAACGGCGGTAACGGCTTTTCGCAAACGACTGCTGGAGTCCCTGGTGGTGCCGGTGGTTCTGCAGGCCTGATCGGCAACGGAGGCAACGGCGGGGCCGGTGGGGCTGGTGCTGCCGGCGGTGCCGGCGGCTTTGGGGGGTTCCTAGCCGGCAACGGCGGCGCCGGTGGCCCCGGAGGTGCGACAAACGCTGTTGGCGAAACGGGTGGTGCCGGCGGGACCGGCGGCAACGCCCAATTCTTCGGCTCGGGCGGCAACGGCGGTCAGGGCGGTAATACGCCGAATGGAACTGGCGGGGCCGGCGGCAACGGTGGCGGCGGCGGCGTACTCTCCGGCGCGGGCGGTCACGGCGGCGGCGGCGGATCGGGCAGCAGCGGCGGCGACGGGGGCGCCGGCGGCACCGGACTGGGTCTGCTGCTTAGCCTGGGAGGTAACGGCGGCGACGGTGGTGCCGCTACCGGACTCGGATCCTTCGGCGGTGACGGCGGCGCCGGCGGTGACAGCAAGGCCCCCACGATCGGCTATGCCCAAAGCGGTTCCGGCGGCAACGGCGGCGACGCCTCGGCAACCGGCGGTTTCGGCGGCATCGGCGGCGGAGCCGGTTTTAGCACTGCGGTCATTGGTGCGGCCGTCGGCGGTTCCGGCGGCCACGGCGGCGGCGCCTTCGGCGGGGGCATTGGCGGGGCGGGTGGCATTGGCATCGCGGCCATAGGCCTGGCCGCCGGCGGTGCAGCCGGCGCTGGCGGTGTCGCCGGCGGTAGCGGCACCGCCGCCGCGGGCGCACCGGGTGGCGCAGGCTTCGCGGGCGTGGGCATAGGCACAGGTGGTGCCGGCGGTGACGGCGGCGCCGCTATTACCGGATTTGGTGGCAACGGCGGTGCGGGCGGCGAAGGCGGCGGCATCCTCAGCATCGGCTTCGGCGGTAACGGCGGCAACGCCGGCAGCGGCATCATGGCTGCCGACGGCGGCGACGGCGGCAACTCCGCAGGGCTGTTGGTCCCATCGCTTGTCGGCTTCGGCGGTAACGGTGGCAACGGCGTCAACGGTGGGGCCGGTGGCATCGGTGGCAAAGGCGGGGCAATTTGGGGCACCGACGGAACGAACGGATCGCCGTAG
- a CDS encoding PE family protein produces MSFVIAAPKMLATAAQNMASIGTSLSAANGAAAASTTGVLAAGADEVSQAITSLFSAYGNQYQSLSAKAAEFHQSLVQTLNAAGGAYAAAEAANVSPLQALQQDLLGAINAPAQTLFGRPWIGNGANGTATNPNGGAGGILYGNGGNGFSQTTAGVAGGAGGSAGLIGNGGNGGAGGAGAAGGTGGTGGWLMGNGGAGGPGGSTNTAFGMGGAGGAGGNAPLFGRGGNGGAGGDAVGANGTGGFGGAGGNGSGLGAVGGDGGAGGTGTEGGVGGNGGTASGLLFGLGGNGGAGGSSTDASGFGGPGGDGGTGGAQFFGLGGNGGDGGAASGAASIGGFAGSGGNASASIGYAQGGTSGMGGHGTATGGPASVGGTGSVLVGVGVGGAGLAGGSSAGAGGLGGFGGGGSAIIGKGVGGLGGSGGFGTVTGGAGDQGGPGIAFVGVGVGGDGGAGGGSGAAGTGGNGGAGGDGGGFLTIGFGGNGGNAGSGVGPANGGNGGSAGIPGPTSFTPALVGYGGNGGNGINGGTGGTGGSGGTVAGANGTNGSP; encoded by the coding sequence ATGTCGTTTGTGATCGCAGCTCCAAAGATGCTGGCGACGGCTGCGCAGAATATGGCGAGCATCGGTACATCGCTGAGTGCGGCAAACGGGGCGGCAGCAGCGTCCACAACCGGGGTGCTGGCGGCCGGTGCTGATGAGGTCTCGCAGGCTATTACGTCGCTGTTCAGCGCTTACGGCAACCAGTATCAGTCGCTAAGCGCTAAGGCCGCAGAGTTTCATCAGAGTCTTGTGCAAACGTTGAATGCTGCCGGCGGGGCGTATGCCGCCGCGGAGGCGGCGAATGTCTCGCCGTTGCAAGCGTTGCAACAGGACCTGTTGGGCGCGATCAATGCGCCCGCCCAGACACTGTTCGGGCGACCGTGGATTGGTAATGGCGCGAACGGGACGGCAACAAATCCCAACGGCGGCGCGGGCGGGATTTTGTACGGCAACGGCGGAAACGGCTTCTCCCAAACGACCGCCGGGGTGGCCGGTGGTGCGGGTGGCTCTGCCGGCCTGATCGGCAACGGCGGCAATGGTGGTGCCGGTGGGGCCGGTGCTGCCGGCGGGACCGGCGGCACCGGCGGCTGGCTGATGGGCAACGGTGGCGCCGGCGGCCCTGGGGGTTCGACGAACACTGCCTTCGGGATGGGTGGTGCCGGCGGAGCCGGCGGCAACGCCCCATTGTTCGGCCGGGGCGGCAATGGCGGTGCCGGCGGTGATGCCGTTGGAGCTAACGGGACCGGCGGTTTCGGCGGCGCCGGCGGCAACGGCAGCGGACTCGGGGCCGTCGGCGGCGACGGTGGGGCCGGCGGCACGGGTACGGAAGGCGGTGTCGGGGGTAACGGCGGCACCGCAAGCGGTCTCCTCTTTGGCCTGGGCGGTAACGGCGGCGCCGGCGGTTCCAGCACCGACGCCTCAGGCTTCGGCGGCCCGGGGGGTGACGGCGGCACCGGCGGCGCTCAATTCTTTGGCCTGGGCGGTAACGGCGGCGACGGTGGTGCCGCCTCCGGCGCCGCCAGCATCGGCGGCTTCGCGGGCAGCGGCGGTAACGCGAGCGCCTCGATCGGCTACGCCCAGGGCGGTACCAGCGGCATGGGTGGCCACGGCACCGCCACCGGTGGCCCGGCCAGCGTTGGCGGGACGGGCAGTGTGCTCGTAGGCGTGGGTGTTGGCGGCGCCGGGCTCGCGGGTGGCTCCTCCGCCGGCGCCGGCGGCCTGGGCGGCTTCGGCGGCGGCGGTAGTGCGATCATAGGCAAGGGCGTCGGCGGTCTCGGCGGCAGCGGCGGCTTCGGCACCGTCACCGGCGGCGCGGGCGACCAAGGCGGCCCGGGCATTGCGTTCGTCGGCGTCGGCGTCGGTGGTGACGGCGGTGCCGGCGGTGGGAGCGGCGCCGCTGGAACTGGCGGCAATGGCGGCGCCGGCGGCGACGGTGGCGGCTTCCTCACCATCGGATTCGGCGGGAACGGCGGCAATGCCGGCAGCGGCGTCGGGCCCGCCAACGGAGGCAACGGCGGCAGCGCCGGGATACCCGGCCCCACTTCTTTCACCCCGGCGCTTGTCGGCTACGGCGGCAACGGCGGTAACGGCATCAACGGTGGGACCGGCGGCACAGGCGGCAGCGGCGGCACAGTTGCTGGCGCTAACGGGACGAACGGATCGCCATAG
- a CDS encoding PE family protein encodes MSFVIAAPEMVATAAQNVAGLGSMLQAANAAAAVATTGLVPAAGDEVSAAIAAFFGTHAQQYQALSAQAAAFQDRFVQTLNSAGRVYAAAEAANASPLQALEQNLLGAINAPAQALFGRPLIGNGANGTAENLNGGAGGILYGNGGNGFSQTTTGVAGGSGGSAGLIGNGGNGGAGGARAAAGAGGTGGWLLGNGGAGGAGGATIALGETAGAGGAGGNAPLFGWGGHGGAGGHAPLGIGGAGGIGGDGAGLVGIGGAGGAGGAGSSASGDGGAGGTGRGLLVGLGGAGGDGGTSSANGGHGGAGGVGSGQLFGLGGNGGDGGATSSAGFTGGVGGAGGAGGATIGYAQGGAGGTGGNDNNVGPGGAGGAGGAGGSAGVTMGYGQGGAGGAGGVGGSSAGISGAGGNGGAGAAIIGVGGGGAGGAGGLTSFVGGVGGNGGEGAAIIGLGTGGAGGAGGFTTGSTSNAIGGDGGHGGQGAALIGRGDGGAGGDGGGAASRTGGNGGDGGDGGGLFSIGFGGNGGNAGSGTEAADGGNGGNAGVIANGSFAPAFIGFGGNGGNGVNGGAGGTGGTGGILFGTNGTNGSS; translated from the coding sequence ATGTCTTTTGTGATCGCGGCTCCGGAAATGGTGGCGACGGCCGCGCAGAATGTGGCCGGGCTAGGGTCGATGCTGCAGGCAGCCAATGCGGCGGCGGCGGTGGCCACGACGGGCTTGGTGCCCGCGGCGGGTGACGAGGTGTCGGCGGCGATTGCGGCGTTCTTCGGCACGCACGCGCAGCAGTATCAGGCGCTCAGCGCTCAGGCGGCGGCGTTTCAAGACCGGTTTGTGCAGACGTTGAATTCTGCCGGTCGCGTGTATGCGGCTGCGGAAGCGGCGAATGCCTCGCCGTTGCAGGCGTTGGAACAGAACCTGTTGGGCGCAATCAATGCGCCCGCTCAGGCGTTGTTCGGGCGACCGTTGATTGGTAACGGCGCGAATGGGACGGCGGAAAATCTCAACGGCGGCGCGGGCGGGATTTTGTACGGCAACGGCGGAAACGGCTTCTCCCAAACGACGACCGGGGTGGCTGGTGGCTCGGGTGGCTCTGCGGGCCTGATCGGCAACGGCGGCAATGGTGGTGCCGGCGGGGCTCGCGCCGCCGCTGGTGCCGGCGGCACCGGCGGCTGGCTGTTAGGCAACGGCGGCGCCGGTGGCGCCGGAGGTGCGACCATCGCCCTTGGCGAGACAGCTGGTGCTGGTGGGGCCGGCGGCAACGCCCCATTGTTCGGCTGGGGTGGCCACGGCGGGGCAGGCGGTCACGCTCCCCTTGGAATTGGCGGCGCCGGCGGTATCGGCGGCGACGGCGCCGGACTCGTGGGCATCGGCGGCGCCGGCGGCGCCGGTGGAGCGGGCTCCAGTGCCAGCGGCGACGGGGGCGCTGGCGGCACCGGGCGCGGTCTGCTCGTTGGCCTGGGCGGTGCCGGTGGCGACGGCGGAACGAGCAGCGCCAACGGCGGCCACGGCGGCGCCGGCGGCGTCGGCAGCGGTCAACTCTTTGGCCTCGGCGGCAACGGCGGCGACGGCGGTGCCACTTCGTCAGCCGGGTTCACCGGCGGTGTCGGTGGCGCCGGCGGTGCCGGCGGTGCCACGATCGGCTACGCCCAGGGCGGTGCCGGCGGCACCGGCGGCAACGACAACAACGTGGGGCCGGGCGGCGCGGGCGGCGCGGGCGGTGCCGGCGGTTCCGCCGGCGTCACGATGGGCTACGGCCAGGGCGGTGCCGGTGGCGCCGGTGGCGTCGGCGGCAGCTCCGCCGGCATCAGCGGCGCAGGCGGCAACGGCGGCGCGGGCGCCGCGATCATAGGTGTGGGCGGCGGCGGCGCCGGCGGCGCTGGCGGCCTCACCAGTTTCGTCGGTGGCGTGGGCGGCAATGGCGGCGAGGGCGCCGCGATCATCGGGCTGGGCACCGGCGGCGCCGGCGGCGCCGGCGGCTTCACCACCGGCAGCACCTCCAACGCCATCGGCGGCGATGGCGGCCACGGCGGCCAGGGCGCCGCGCTCATCGGCCGAGGCGACGGCGGCGCCGGCGGCGACGGTGGCGGCGCTGCCAGCCGAACTGGCGGTAATGGCGGCGACGGCGGCGACGGCGGCGGCCTATTCAGCATCGGATTCGGCGGTAACGGCGGCAACGCAGGCAGCGGCACCGAGGCTGCCGACGGCGGCAACGGCGGCAATGCCGGGGTAATTGCCAATGGCTCCTTCGCCCCAGCGTTCATTGGCTTCGGCGGTAACGGCGGCAACGGCGTCAACGGCGGAGCTGGCGGCACCGGCGGCACCGGCGGCATACTTTTTGGGACTAATGGGACGAACGGATCCTCATAG